One Candidatus Aramenus sp. CH1 genomic window, AGGGAAGAGCTCCTAAGTGGATGGGACATGAAGGCTCTCGCCTAATAAGAATCTCGTAGAGAGCGTAGTCCTCCTTTAATGGTGGAAGAAAGAAGGGCTTTATTAATTTACCACATGGTTTGTGAAGAAGGGCTACAACTGTAAAAACAGTCGAGTCTACATGGAGTTAAGCTCTAGGCTAGTGGTACCAAGTTTGTTTTGTCTTAAGAGCTTTCCCTTATCTACCTTATATTAGTTTCAGATTAAGGACGCTGTTACGTGCAGTAGCGTGCTTATTTAGCACTACATGCTTCTTAAATTAGCGCTATTCTTTTCGAATAAATTATTCAGAAACCGAAAACTTTAAGCCATCGTAGACGAGTGGTAACGACTCAAATTTCACAATAAGTTAGTATATAAAACTAGCCCTTGCCTTTATACACCCGTTACGAGCTCTTTCCCAGAAGTTGTCTAGTAGCCAACATTAACTTGGCTTTCCTCTTGTTATCTCCCTATCCTCTCTTTGCCCCCTCCTCAGAGTACTTGAAGACGAAGTAACCCATGGCGAGGGCTATGGCGTGTGCAGTGCTGCATAGTAGGCAGATGGCGTGGATGAAGTAAACCTCCGTGAAGACGAGGTAAGCCACGAAGAAGATGCCCACCAACCAAGGGTAGACCAACCAGTCCCTCTTCGCGACCCAGAGCACTAACATGAGGGAGAACCACGATAGTCCCAGGAGCGCTACTGGCACGCCGAACAGCCTTGAGAAAGGACTCGATACAACTGCCGAACAACTGACGTACGAGTTGACGTCGCAGAAGCCGAGTAGTTGGCTAGAGGAGAGGGTCTCGTGGGTCAAGTAGGCCGAGATGCAGACCCCAGCAACGCACAGCGCCAGGAAAAACGCGTCGAGTAGCCTTCCCATGGTAGGGAAGTAAATGTCAAGGCTTTAAGGACTTGTCCAATCCCTTCCAACGGGTATCGTTGTTGCTTGAGGGTAAAGCGATAAGACGACCGAAGTCACTTCCGACCTTCCACGACGACCACGGCCACCGACATCACCACTATCCCTCCTCCTATTAACTGATACAAGGACGGCACCTGGCCCAGCAAGAGGAACGCCAAGGCAGAAGCTACTACCACTGGTTCCAGAAGGCCTATGGTCTCAATTACGTGTGGCTTTACGTGGCCTGAGGCAACTACCACGGACGTGTGGCCTAACAGGGTGGGCAGTGCGATCAACCCAAGGAGGGAGAGGACAGAGGTGACGTCCAGTTCGCCGAAGCCCTCCACCACGAATAGGGGAAGAGCGAAGACGGAGGAGGCCAAGTATATGGATGAGGTGGCGTGCAGGGGTTCTTCTACTCCCCTCCTGCCCAAGAGCGAGGTGTACAAGGCAATTGCGAAGCGGAGGCCAGGGCGAGGGCGTTTCCGAGTGCCTCCCCTGAGCTCAACGGGTAGTTAATCAGTGCCACTCCAGTTACTACTACAATCGCTGAGAGTGCCTCAAGGGGCTTAGGCTAAGCCTTTGACACGGGGGAGAGGAATAGGGCGAATATTGGAGAGGTGGAGACGAGGACAGTGGCGTCGATGAGGAAGGTCGTGTACACGCTCTCTACAAAGAGCACCATGTGCACCGCCAGGAGAAGACCGTAGGGGAGGAAGTTAATCACGTCCTTGAGCTTAATCCTCCCAAGGGACAGGACCAACCCAGCTATCAGGAAGCGAAGGAAGGTTATTGCCCCAGGGGAGAGGTCGGAGAACTTGATGAAAATTGAGGCTGTGCCGAAGGAGATCCCGCCCAGCACTAAGAGGAGGTAGCGTTTGTTCACGGAGTTGTGTACAAGGCAAAGTTAAAAACGCTGACTGAGAGGCAAAGCGGCGGATGTGGATCCGGACTACGCCTAGTACTGTTGACCCAGGCCCTTTCCTAACTTTCAGCCATTAATAAACTATTTATTTCCCATATTCCTATTTAATGAAAAAGAAAGTTAACATAAAAAGTTAAGGAAAAAGGAAATTAGAAAAATTACTTTAACCTTGTTAACTTTAGTCCGTCTCCTTCCATTACGACCTCGTATACCCTGCTCGCTTCCTTCAGCATCTCTAGGTCCTTGTACTTGTCTCCCAAGTACGCCAAGATAACAGTCACCTTCACGTCCTTGTCCTTAACTTGCAAGGGAAACACCATGTGGCCTAGCTCCCTCCTGCTTTGGACAAGGTACGCGAGCTCCACCTTGTCCTCCAGTTCGAAGTAGTAGTCAGCAACCTTTTTGCCCCCAACCTCGAAGTCTTCCCTTGCGTCCAAAACGTTCTTTCCCCCCTTGATCAGTTCGTTGATGACCTCCAGGAAGTACAGGGACAGTATCTGGTCCCTTAAACTGTCCCTGATGAGGGATCCGCACCTAGCGCAGAAAGTACGCCTCACCTTTACCGGGTACCCGCAGAACTTGCACCTCCTCTCACTTATCTCCACCTCCTTCACCTAAACCACCCCATCAAGCATTTCCCTCGTCAGCCACTGGTTGATCTTGTTGTAGGTTATCATGGAGTACAACATCAGGGGGAATATCAAGAACAGGCCAAGGAGGGGTATTATCAAGTACTCAAACCACGCAAGGGAAATCTTTCTCACCTCGTTTAAGTCGACGCCCAAGAGGAACAAGCTCGTCCTGAAGGTTAGCAGAGAGCCGAAAAGGAACACTGACACCGAGTAGAGCAGTAGAGGTACGTTGATTGCCGCCAGCTGATTGATGAACTGTCCTAGTTGGTTCACTATCTGTACGTTGGAGAGGACAGTCTGCGTTATGGCTATAGCCAAGGAGAGAGGCCCGAAAAGGTAGGTTATCTGCTGGAACCTGTACCTCCTAGTGACCATGAAGAAGAGCCCTGATTTGAGGTCCTTCAAGAAGTACAAATACCCAGACCTCGCCCACCTCATCTGCTGTAGGAGGAACTTATATAGCGTCGGCTGTGCAGCTGAGTACACAATGGCGGTGGACTGGTAAACCGTCTTGTAGCCCTTCAAGTTCGCGAAGAAAGTAAGTGCCCTGTCGTCGGCGCCTATAATCCTCATTTTGCCCCACTTCTCGTAGAGGAACTCCTTCATTATGCTTATCAGGAAGCTTCTCCTGTAGGCGGCGATCTTGCCGTCTATTACCACTAGGTTTCCGTTGAGCGCCCTGCAGACCACGTCCCTGCTCAGCTCTATTATTTGTCCAAGGGCAAAGGCCAGCTTGCTCCCCGTCCTGAAGAGTAGAGGGTGCCCCTGGACTCCCACAACTTTTGGGTCTGCGAAGGGCTTCACTATCTCCTCCAGCGTCTGCTTAGACATTACGGTGTCGCTGTCCAACTGCACTATTATGTCTCCCTTAGCCATCAGCCACCCCACCACCAGGGAGCCCCTCTTCCGCAAGTTCTTCCCCGTGACGTCGACGCCTCTTATCTTGTACTTCTTAACTAGTGCCTTGACCTCGGGGCGGTTGTCCTCATACACCAAGATCACCTCGTCGGGATTACTCTCAACGGCGCTCTTTATGCACCTCTCCAGTATGTCGATCTCTTCTTTGTACTCCGGGATCACCACGCTGACCTTCACGTCCTTTCTGCTGAGCCCTTCCTTGTAGGGGGAGTACTTTCTAGAGTAGTACCTCCTAACTAGGGAACCGGTGAGGAAGAAAAATAGGAAGCTGACTGGCCAGTACAGGAAGTGGCGAGATACTATCATGTAGAATAGTTCCATTAACTCAAATAACATACTGGTATCGTACAATTTCTACTTTATACACTTTATAAACTTTGTTTTAAATACCTCTAACTACTATATTAAGTGGAAGCTAGCTATATACGTGAAAAGTAAGTTTTAAATACCTCTAACTACTATATTAAGTGGAAGCTAGCTATATACGTGAAAAGTAAACAAGTTTTCAGTAAACAAGTTTTCAGAGATCACAGGAGTTTTCTTCAACGTGAGATCCTTGTTAATTTCCCCTGGCCAGACTTCCTCTCAGAGTAAACACTGATCAAAATTTTCATTTGCAAAGACAAAAGTCATTTGACAACTTAAGCAATAAGCTTAAGTATAGTTACGAAAATTGTAGGTGACCCAAGATGTGGAGACTCGGATCTTTCCTAGTACTAGCTCTTGCCTTGACAGGGGTAGCCTTTTACGCCTTCCCAGCAATAGGTTACGTTCCAGCTAAGCCCGTCTACGTATACGTCGATGGTTGTTGGGCCTCTTCCCCCAACAACGGAGTCGTGACGCTGAAGGTCAACGTCAAGTACTACGCCACTGTCCCAGCACTAGGAGGGGAGTTTTCACTGACGTTGCCCGCGGGGCTCTCGAATTTGACTGGAGGCGACACGGTGGAGGAAGGAGTGACGGCTGGGCAGGGCCAGGGAGAGGTGTCTCTAGACGTTCCCCTGTACGTACGCGGAGTTCCAGTTTCCTCTGTCCTAAACTTCACCGGGTTCGTCAACTGGACGGTAGTGGTTGACAACCAAACCACTTACTACGTGACACCCTTCTCCTTCTCCTTGACCTACTACGGCGAGCCCTACATCTCAGTCTACCCTGTAGCGAGCTCCCTGAAGGTGGGAGAGAACATAGTAACCTTCGTGGTGAACAGGAACCAAGTGCCCGTTTACTCCTTGAAGGTGTGGGTGAACTCTGAGAGCCTTAACTTGTCTCCTCAAGCCGTTACGTTTAACGCCTCTCTCTTCGTCCCACTGCAGTTCTACTTGTCCCTCTACCCCGTGGAAGTGAGGGCATATTACTTGACCCCCTACGGTTACAGCAACTTCTCCGAGACGTACTACTTGTTGGTGAACGACACGCAAGGCACTCCGCTGAGGTACGCGGTAGTCTCTTCCCCAAATCCCTACTACTTGGCCGAGGGGAAGAACCTCCTAGAGGTAGAGCTCACAAACGTTCTGGGAACTCCGCTCCGGGACGTTTACGTGGACTTGGTGGTGGGCAACGGTTCCGCGATGAAGCACTTGATCTACCTACCCCAGTGGGGGCCAAACCAGACCTTTACCTACTCCCTTGTCGTCTACGCGTCTGGCCAAGTAGCTATTGGGGCTTACGTCTTTAACGACAGCGGGAACATCACGGAACTAGGAACGGTGGACGTCCCGTTCGCCCAGAACCTCACCGCCCTCTCCTTCTTCTACAACCTCTCCGACTCAAGCTTGACGTTGTTCAGCAACTTACCAGTAGAAATGGAAAACGTGAGCGTCGACGGACACCACGTGGGCTCCATAAGGCCTTACTCTTTCGCTTCACTGAGGGAAAACGCGAGCTTGGTGAACGTAACCTACTACGTAGAAGGCGTCCCGTTCCACGAGGCAGTTGAGCTCGAGCCACAAGCCCTAAGCCTCAACTACACTTTACTTGACGGAAGGCTTACCATATTCCTAAAGGACGAACTAGGGCTCCAAGTTTCAAATGTCGTTGTGGTAGTGCCCTCCACTAACCAGACCTACACTGTGGGTCAAATCCAGCCCAACGCCCAAGTTACCTTGACGATACAAGGTAACGCGACTTCCGCCGTTCCGGTAGAGGTGAGATACGCCGTAAACAGCGTGGAATACTTCTCGGAGTACGAGCTCAAGGTTACCGTCCCATTAAAGGTACCCGTCTTAAGGCTTGAGAAGTACCAAGTTACTCAGAACGGGAACACCTTCACCTTGTTGCTCTACATAAAGAACATAGGCAACACAAGCCCCCAAGATGGGTACTTATTGGTCTCCTCCAACTCCGTCACTTCTCTGTACCCACAAGTGATACCTCTGTCCCAGCTGGGCCCCGGACAAATTGCCATAACCTACGTCTACGCGTCCTCCAACTTCTACAAGTTTAACGTCACGGCCTCGCTTGTGTGGAGCAACGGTTCCTCCGTGTTCAACAAGAGCTACTTGATAGTCGTAGTGAACAACAACGTGGACCCCGTGATAAAGTACTTGAGTATAGGGATAGACTACTTGGGCTACTCCGTGTATGACGTGCCTATAACCTTCATCGCCGTAATGGCTACAATCATGGCTCTAATTCTGTTGCCCAGAAGAGGGAAAAAGAGAGCGTAACTGGTCGAGTAAGACGAGAACGAGTTTTTATATCTTAATTTACATGACGATGAATCTCGAGTCAAGGTTTCCTATTCAAGAGAGCTAAGGTTTTCCGAATTCTGGAACAATCATTTCGTAAAAAGATATCACTAATTCAAGAAGTTTATAGTACTAAATAGATACTCTATTAGACGTAATGACGCAGTCAATTAGAAACAAATAAGGTATATAATGGAAGAGCAATCAGGACAAAATAAACTTGAGACCTCTAGGCTTAGAGCTTAACTCCTGATAGACATAACCGTTTATTTCACGGTTGTTAGCCCTTCTTCACAAACCGCTGAAGTAACTGACCCCCTCCCCGCCCTGCGAGGGTTCTGCATAGGTCTAAGGCGTTACTCCCCTTTAAGGGAGATACTCCATTAGACGTGAAGAGAAAGGAAAGAGAGGTTTTTCAAAGCGTTGACAATCTTCTTCACTCCTAGTTTCACAATGTTTACCGCTCCACTAACGTCGCTGTGAAGTTTATGGCCAAAAGGACAATTACGACCAAAAGGACAGCTATCGACACCCCTTGGGATTTCTGTCAACCTTAACGCCGCGATAAGCACAGAGCCGTGAAGTATTGTACTCAACGACTAGAAACGTCTTTATGCCGTACTCGTGGAATTTGTTCACTATAGCGCCAAACTTGCGATAAGACCAAATGTTCACAGTGAGCTTGTTACCCTTATCCTGAGCGATAAAATAGGGATAGCCCAAGTAAACTGTGGAGACGCCAAGAGACCACAAATGCTCAGCAAGGTGAGAGGCTAAAGTTCTGTAAATGAAGAAGCCTACGGTAAAGCTTAGTGAATTCTTTCCCTCAACACTTCTTCCCTAGCTTTCACTTCTTGAACCTTTTCTGTCTCGCTCTTCAGCTCGTCGAGTTCGGCGATCCTCTCCTGAAAATAGAAGTAATCGCTCTTCACTGCTGAACCGCGGTAAAATAGAACAGTAAGTTCTCAACAACGACAGTAGCCAACGCGTTTACGCCAAGGTCAATTGACGCAACCTTGTTGCCTTTAGGCTTCTCAACTTCTCTCTTTCGCCGTGGACGACAAGAGAGTCCTTCATTGGCTTATTGCTCTTTTTTGCTACAGTCCTACTAACGTCAACGAAATGTGGGCGTAAAAATTGTTGCCCATCACGCGAATCTCCAGTCTACCTTGTACTCCAAACCACCTTAACCTACCTTCAAAGGGCATCTTCATTTTCCAATCCTTCAGAAAGATGACGCGTTTTTCCTCGTCAACTTCGTAGCGATCTTGTCTAACTACTAGGATCAACTTCCTCTTACCGTCTTCCTTCCAATAGCTTGGCGGCGAGATTGATGAATGACGGTATTTGTTTTAGTAAGGAGAAGAAGGACGACCAAGTTGTTCTTCTGTAAAACTGCTTGAGCGTTAACTCCTAGAACTTTCTTGTCTCGTACTTGTACCACGCGTCATTGAGGTTCACTTTCTTTTGCTGAAAGAATTGTTGTCTCTCGTAGTTAATCTCGTTCCACAGCTTTGCTGTTGCGTCTGCCAACTTCCTCAATTTCCTCTGTTTACCCACTAGGGAAGAGCCTTATGACGATTGTTCTGACGCTTCCGGAATTGCGGGAGTAATCGGGGCTCCTCATCTTTAGTTCGCCAAAGAAAGCGTCATAAAAGGAAATCGTTTTTATACTTTAAAACCTTACCCCGCTAGGCGAGGTTTGTCTTCTTATTTATCAAGTTGGTGGTCGTCTCGTTCCCCGCAATTAGGAGGAGGATGACGTAGTCGAGCTTCTCTAGGTTCGTGAGGTTTGAGTTCAGCACCCTGCTGACCAGCTCCGATTCCGGGTTCAAATGCTTCCTCACGTACGTCACCATCTCTATGTACTTCTTTCCCACCGCGAATATCTCCTCAGGCTTCCCGAGCCTTAGGGCTATCAAGTCAGACCAGTCCTTGAACCTCTCCCAGTCCTCTGCGGAGAGGTCCAGCAACTTGGAGATGACGATTAGGGGTAGGGGCACCACCAGCTTCCTCACCACGTCTTCCTCCTCCTGGAAGGTGTCCAGGAGGGACTTTGCGGTCTCCCTTATGAAGCCCTCTAGGGACTGGAGCTTAGCGGACGAGAACACGTCGGAGGCCATCGACCTCAGCTCGTCGTGGAGCGGTGGGTCAGAGGTCAGCATTGTGTACCTAGTGGGTAGGTCTACCTTTATCTTCCCCTTCCTCAGCTCCTCCACCTTCTCGTTGTACCCGGTCATGTCAGAGGAGAAGTGAGAGAAGTCGTTGAGCACCTCCTTCGCGTACTTGTAGGAGAAGACGTGTCACACGTTCCCGTCGTAGTAGATGGGGCTCTCCTTTCTCATCTCCTTAAACCATTTGTACATATGTTATGTAAGTTTCAAGGATTAAAAAATAGATATATCTAAAATCTGCGGAGAACCCACGTATGGTGAACGGTTTCCTGCTGGAGGTCTAGGGAGGTAGCTGTGCCCCATCTCCCAACAGTCCGTCCCAGAAGGACAGCTCGTAGGCTTGGATCGTCCTAGCTACCTCCAAGTACCTCCCTTGGTACCTAGAGATTATTCCCTCCGCCGTCCCCTCGTCCACCTTTACGTCCGCGAAGAGCTCAAGGAACTCCGTGTTAGCCCTCCCCTTTAACGCCTTAGCCAGCCTCCTGCAGTTCTCGCTCCAGACCGGCAAGTTGACCACGAGAGCCAGGACTTGCTCCCCAGGGTTCGCGTAGTTGGCCAGCCAAGACATGTAGTGGGTGTAAGCTACTACGCTGGAGATTGGAGGTACGTCATTCCTCGCAACTCTCCTCAGCACTTGGAGTCCCCGGTAGTCCCCCTGGATTATCCCCATGAAGAAGTCCAGCTCGTCCTGCTCCCTCGCTCTGCTGAACATAACAGCCAGGGATCTGACGTCGTAGTTGACTATGTACCACTGTTGGGAGTAGAAGAGCTCCACCTTCTCCAGGGGCAGTCTCCCCTCTTCAGCCAGCTTCACGAACTGGTGGTTTAGGACCCTCTCGTTTACTTCCCTGAGCTTCTCCCTGATCTCGGATAGCATAAAATAACTTGGACTATGGGTTAAAAAAGGACAAAAGCCTTTGAACCGCCGATCTCTCAGTAGCTGGACTCCTCGGCTATCAACAGGCTAATAGGAATCCCTTGTATATAAACCCGATTTCAATATTTTATATTTTAAAAGGATGACTGCGAACTTTACTATATCGTCTATAAATATTTTTAAAATTTTCTTTTGAATATTAGAAAATATGCACAATAAGGTATTTAAGTCTCCCCTCCGAAAATAAAAAATATGAAGGTAGAGCTGTTTTCCCTAGAGAGGATAAGGAGACTCTCCCAGGAGGCAAACGACAACCCAGAGCGGTTCTGGGCGGAGAGGAGCAAGTACCTCGACTGGTTCAAGAGGCCGATGTCCGTGGTCAAGGGGAAGCCTCCCAACGACAAGTGGTTCGTAGGGGGGCTCGTCAACGTCTCCTACAACGCTGTGGACAGGCAATTCAAGAGGCAACCGGACAGCGTTGCATTCTACTGGACAAACGAGAGGGGAGAGACCAAGGCGGTCTCGTACAGGGACCTATTCTGCGAGGTGAACAGGGCGGCCCACGTACTCAGGGAGATGGGGGTGAGGAGAGGGGACGCTGTCTCTCTTCTCATGCCCAGCATACCTGAGGCCGTTTACTTCTCCCTGGCCGTGCACAGGCTGGGGGGAGTGCTTGTAGTGCACTACTTGGGCCTCAGCGAGGACACGCTGGCGTACAGGCTAAACGACTGCGGTTCCAGGATGGCAGTGGTCGCGTCGTCCACAGTGAGGAACGGGAAGGAGGTAAACGTGAAGAGGGCCTTCGACAACGTCCTGGAGAAGTTCAAAACGCCCGTCGAGAAGGTGCTCGTGATTAAGAGGGGTGACGTCGACGTGAACAGCAGGGACGTGGTCTACGACGACGTGAAGCCTAGGGGGAGGGTGTTCGTGGAGCCTGAGGCGGTGGAGGCAAATGAGCCGGCCACCATCTACTACACCTCTGGGACGACGGGGAGGCCAAAGGGCCTCTACCACACCAACGGCGGTTACGTGGTGGCGCTGAACTGGGCCTTCGACGCCCTCCTAGGGCCAAGGAGAGGGGACGTGTGGTGGACCATCTCGGAGCTCGGCTGGCCGGTCTGGCCAATGGCCAACCTCTACACAGTCCCAGTCATGGGGCTCACCGGAGTGCTCTTCGAGGGCTACGTGGGCCACAAACCAGACGCGTTCTCGAGGGTGGTGGAGAGGTTCGGGGTGAGCCTCGTGTGGAGCTCTACCACGACACTCTACACACTGAAGAGCCTCGGCGACGAGTCCGTGACCTCAGGGGACGTGTCCAGCCTGAGGGTGATCCTCAACACAGGGGAGCCACTGAACCCGGGGGCCAGGAAGTGGCTGAGGGAGAGGCTGAGCGACGTCTACATAGCCGACGCCTACTGGATGACCGAGCACCTCCTGCCCATAGCCGCGACCCCTGCTGGGCTCGGTGAGGTGCCGTACAAGGAGGGCTCCGCTGGGGTTGCGTTCCCCGGCTCAAGGTTTGCTGTGGTTGACGACGACGGGAACCCACTACCACCCGGGAGGAAGGGTTACATAGTGCTCAGCTCCACCAACCCGGCAATGGCAAAGATGGTGAACGACCCAGGGGGAGAGAGGATGCTCAAGACATACTGGTCTAGATTCCCTGGGTACTTCTACACCGGGGACTACGGCTACGTGGACGAGGACGGCTACCTCTACGTAGTGGGCAGGGCAGACGACGTGATCACCAAGGAGGGGGAGAGGATAGGCACCATGGAGATAGAGAGCGTCGCGGTCAGCCACCCCTCCGTGGCAGAGGCGTCCGCTGTGGGCTATGTGGACGAGCAGGGGGTCTCCAGGGTGCTGGTAATAGCGGTTCCGAGGGCTGGACTGGAGAGGAGCAAGGGCCTAGAACAGGAGATAAAGGAGTACTTGAGGAACGCGGGGATAAAGGTGGACTACGTGGTGCTGGTGTCGAGGCTACCCAAGACCAAGAGCGGTAAGATAATGAGGAGGCTCATAAGGGCAGTGGTGAAGGACAAGGACGTGGGCGACGTCTCCACCCTCGACAGCCCCGAGGTGCTGGGCGAGCTGAGGGAGGCCCTCTCAAGGCTGGGGCAGTGACGCGGGCGTCCCTTTATTCCTGGCTCTTGGCTGAGTGTTTTTACCCATACTTGACCCCCAAGTTAAGAGGGTGCTGGAGAGGCTCTCCAGTGCCAAGTTCAACTTCCACGATGTCCAGGACGTGAGGGGGCAATGGACCTCCTCTTCTCCGATCCCGACCAGGAGCCAGTAGCAGGGACGAGGGACTTCGAGGTCGGCGTGCAGGGCGGGAAGATAAGGGCGAGGGCCTACTACCCATCCACCAGGGAGAACCTCCCCGCAGTCCTCTACTTCCACGGTGGTGGCTTCGTCTTCGGTGGCCTGGAGGCCCACGACAACGTATACAGGCTCCTCTCAAGGCTCTCTGGGCTCGTGGTGGTGTCAGTAGAGTATAGGCTGGCCCCGGAGAACAAGTTCCCTGTCGCGGTAAACGACTCCTACTCGGCCCTCAAGTACGTGGCAGACAGGGAAGCTGGGCGTCGACCCCTCTAGGCTCGCGATGGCCGGGGACAGCGCTGGGGGAACTTGGCAACGGTGGTGAGCTTGATGGACAGGGACAAGGGGGAGGGACTGGTCAGGTTCCAAGCATGTTCTACCCAGCGACAAACGCAGTAGACACCTCCCCCTCCCTCTACGAGTTCGGCGAGGAGTACTCCCTGACGATGGAGATGATGAGATCCTTCGGCTCCGCCTACTTCTCCAACCCGAGGGACGCGCTGAGCCCCTACATCTCCCCAGTCTTCGCGGACCTACGCGACCTCCCTCCTTTATAATCAAGGCGGAGTACGACCCATTAAGGTACCAGAAAGAGTACTACACCCACTTGTTGAGGAAGAGCGGTAACGAGAGCACTGCCGTGAGGTACTTGGGCATGTTGCACGGGTTCGTGAGCTTCTACAGAGAGGGGAAGGCGGGGAGGGACGTCATTGCCCAAGTAGCCGGGGTGTTGAGGGACAAGCTCACAACAGTTTAAAAGAGGTGTTTAACTTTTTCGCAATAGTTAAGCTAATTACTTTTCTTTATCACACTTTTCAACAACCTCGTTAAGCGCACTTGAAAAAAGCGAAAAGAGTAAAGCGGGACTTCTACTAGGGGTGTGAGCTTTGCCATTACTAGCGTTAACGCGAGAGTGACAAGATCCACAACTTCTACAACAACCTCATCAATAACCTCGACAACTTCATCAAAAGAATAGACGTTATAAGAATTCTTTTATCTACACTAGAAAATTTAATAGAAGCTATGCTTACTATTACGTAATTCCATATTATAAACCATAATCCGTCCACAGCAAAACTTACAGAATATCCTAAATATACCTCTATAAATTCAAACAATGCAGAAAGCAAAAATGAGGTTATTAAAGCATTAACTGGGATTCCCCTTTTACGTCTCCTAAGAAGGACGGAAGAACTCTATCAAAGGCTAGGGATAACATCATTCTGGAAGAAGCTGTTACATTTATCATAGCATAAAGTAGATACCAACTTAATGCACTAACTACTAAAATAATGGTAATTTCAGGAATATTCAGAAAGGGCACTACGCCAAAAGCCAATAGAGACGATGTTGAGATGGGTAAATTCCATCCTTGTATTGTTGCAAAAATATATCCTCCTTTGCCTATACTAAATTCTATTGAAAGTATAAAAAGAACTACAAATAAGGTTGCAGCAAAATACGATAAAATATATCCTGCAAAAAATCCTGTCTTAGGTTTCTTTATCTCTCCGCCAAAATATGAAGGGGCATTTGAAAAAGCATACATTGAAAGTACGAATATTGAAGATAAAGCTAGAGTTTGAAATATAACCTATCTGCTCGTGAAAAGGTTTAACGTAAGGTAGATAAGAACTCCTAAACAATGTCATTCCTGCAATGATAATGGCTACGCCTATAATTTGTAAAATTGTTAAAAATCTAAAAGTATTTCTATACACCTTTTGTTTAATAGATAGAAGAAATAATATGGCAATTACCAGAGTTGTAGTTAACGTAAGATAAACATTGTTTGTGGAAATTGTGTTTGCAACATTTATGAGAAGTGGATTGTGGAAAGCTATCCAATTGCCTGTAATCCAGGAATTATTACCATGATAACTTCTAATTCTGCAAGTACAGGAAATCCCATAGA contains:
- a CDS encoding vitamin K epoxide reductase family protein — its product is MGRLLDAFFLALCVAGVCISAYLTHETLSSSQLLGFCDVNSYVSCSAVVSSPFSRLFGVPVALLGLSWFSLMLVLWVAKRDWLVYPWLVGIFFVAYLVFTEVYFIHAICLLCSTAHAIALAMGYFVFKYSEEGAKRG
- a CDS encoding EamA family transporter; this encodes MYTSLLGRRGVEEPLHATSSIYLASSVFALPLFVVEGFGELDVTSVLSLLGLIALPTLLGHTSVVVASGHVKPHVIETIGLLEPVVVASALAFLLLGQVPSLYQLIGGGIVVMSVAVVVVEGRK
- a CDS encoding glycosyltransferase: MLFELMELFYMIVSRHFLYWPVSFLFFFLTGSLVRRYYSRKYSPYKEGLSRKDVKVSVVIPEYKEEIDILERCIKSAVESNPDEVILVYEDNRPEVKALVKKYKIRGVDVTGKNLRKRGSLVVGWLMAKGDIIVQLDSDTVMSKQTLEEIVKPFADPKVVGVQGHPLLFRTGSKLAFALGQIIELSRDVVCRALNGNLVVIDGKIAAYRRSFLISIMKEFLYEKWGKMRIIGADDRALTFFANLKGYKTVYQSTAIVYSAAQPTLYKFLLQQMRWARSGYLYFLKDLKSGLFFMVTRRYRFQQITYLFGPLSLAIAITQTVLSNVQIVNQLGQFINQLAAINVPLLLYSVSVFLFGSLLTFRTSLFLLGVDLNEVRKISLAWFEYLIIPLLGLFLIFPLMLYSMITYNKINQWLTREMLDGVV
- a CDS encoding transposase, whose translation is MWSLGVSTVYLGYPYFIAQDKGNKLTVNIWSYRKFGAIVNKFHEYGIKTFLVVEYNTSRLCAYRGVKVDRNPKGCR
- a CDS encoding TenA family transcriptional regulator gives rise to the protein MLSEIREKLREVNERVLNHQFVKLAEEGRLPLEKVELFYSQQWYIVNYDVRSLAVMFSRAREQDELDFFMGIIQGDYRGLQVLRRVARNDVPPISSVVAYTHYMSWLANYANPGEQVLALVVNLPVWSENCRRLAKALKGRANTEFLELFADVKVDEGTAEGIISRYQGRYLEVARTIQAYELSFWDGLLGDGAQLPP
- a CDS encoding AMP-binding protein — its product is MKVELFSLERIRRLSQEANDNPERFWAERSKYLDWFKRPMSVVKGKPPNDKWFVGGLVNVSYNAVDRQFKRQPDSVAFYWTNERGETKAVSYRDLFCEVNRAAHVLREMGVRRGDAVSLLMPSIPEAVYFSLAVHRLGGVLVVHYLGLSEDTLAYRLNDCGSRMAVVASSTVRNGKEVNVKRAFDNVLEKFKTPVEKVLVIKRGDVDVNSRDVVYDDVKPRGRVFVEPEAVEANEPATIYYTSGTTGRPKGLYHTNGGYVVALNWAFDALLGPRRGDVWWTISELGWPVWPMANLYTVPVMGLTGVLFEGYVGHKPDAFSRVVERFGVSLVWSSTTTLYTLKSLGDESVTSGDVSSLRVILNTGEPLNPGARKWLRERLSDVYIADAYWMTEHLLPIAATPAGLGEVPYKEGSAGVAFPGSRFAVVDDDGNPLPPGRKGYIVLSSTNPAMAKMVNDPGGERMLKTYWSRFPGYFYTGDYGYVDEDGYLYVVGRADDVITKEGERIGTMEIESVAVSHPSVAEASAVGYVDEQGVSRVLVIAVPRAGLERSKGLEQEIKEYLRNAGIKVDYVVLVSRLPKTKSGKIMRRLIRAVVKDKDVGDVSTLDSPEVLGELREALSRLGQ